Proteins encoded in a region of the Populus nigra chromosome 3, ddPopNigr1.1, whole genome shotgun sequence genome:
- the LOC133688278 gene encoding uncharacterized protein LOC133688278, which yields MASCIQTNVHRPSLFIPKVSQSRCQNDAPLCVLPLPRVNGSSMKSLKYPPNGLMQQQFATLLKHQKSEPVVKYRNGSAVCLLGGKDKSEKDNQGPAWNPLEKAMGSFKGQSIEDMLRQQIEKQEFYDGGSEKNPPGGGGGGGGGGGGGGSGESEDEGLVGIIDETMQVILATIGFIFLYVYIISGEELTRLGKDYLKFLFGKGKSVRLKRAMNKWKRFFQSWNEIKEEDPFWLEKEIINTRTWFDSPEKYKEIFRSV from the exons ATGGCGAGCTGCATTCAGACAAATGTTCACCGTCCTTCTCTCTTTATTCCAAAAGTTTCGCAATCAAGGTGTCAAAATGATGCACCGTTGTGTGTTTTACCATTGCCCCGTGTTAATGGTTCTTCTATGAAGTCTTTGAAATATCCTCCAAATGGTTTGATGCAACAGCAATTTGCCACTTTATTGAAGCACCAAAAAAGTGAGCCTGTGGTGAAGTACCGGAATGGCTCAGCTGTTTGCTTGCTTGGTGGCAAAGATAAGTCCGAAAAAGACAACCAG GGACCTGCGTGGAATCCACTTGAAAAAGCTATGGGAAGTTTCAAGGGACAATCAATAGAAGATATGCTACGCCAGCAGATTGAAAAACAAGAATTTTATGATGGAGGCAGCGAAAAAAATCCACCAGGTGgtggtgggggtgggggtgggggtgggggtgggggtggttCTGGAGAATCTGAGGATGAAGGTCTTGTTGGAATCATTGATGAAACCATGCAAGTGATATTAGCTACTATTGGCTTTATCTTTCTG TATGTCTACATTATCAGTGGCGAGGAGCTGACTCGACTAGGGAAAGATTATCTCAAGTTTCTCTTTGGAAAAGGCAAAAGTGTTCGTTTGAAGAGAGCCATGAACAAGTGGAAAAGATTCTTCCAGTCGTGGAATGAGATCAAGGAAGAAGATCCATTTTGGTTGGAAAAGGAGATTATCAACACCCGGACATGGTTTGACAGCCCAGAAAAATACAAGGAGATCTTCAGGTCTGTTTGA
- the LOC133688275 gene encoding uncharacterized protein LOC133688275 isoform X4 translates to MDLMEIYEIDRTVDFIHSRNFTRVALQFPDELLKDCTTVVRVLREKIGKLKEQIGVSLFVMADSTYGSCCVDEVGASRINADCVIHYGHTCLSPTSTLPAFFVFGKAMIDVSSCAASLSNYASNNSKPFMVLFGLEYAHAIPYIREELVAAASTLSGSKTKTVFHFAEVMCPLINPPDCHKYSGGLPRSVGDGEVSNELGVAACSRHTIGGLSWELPSGQKMEDYLLLWIGSDNSAFANVVLTFNGCEIVRYDANGNFLGTDLSQQRRILKRRYYLVEKAKDANIVGILVGTLGVAGYLNMIHQMKDLITGAGKKVYTLVMGRPNPAKLANFPECDVFIYVSCAQTALLDSKDFYAPVITPFEAMLAFNRIAFRRGSEWTGAYVMEFRDLITSSPVEVKSYSEEARFSFVQGRYVEDFDLQGKKRRRK, encoded by the exons ATGGATTTGATGGAAATTTACGAAATTGACCGGACAGTGGATTTCATTCACAGCAGAAACTTCACCAGAGTCGCTTTACag tttccaGATGAGTTACTGAAGGATTGTACTACAGTGGTGAGAGTTTTGAGGGAGAAAattgggaaactgaaagaacaaATTGGGGTTAGTTTGTTTGTAATGGCGGATTCAACGTATGGAAGTTGTTGTGTTGATGAAGTAGGAGCTTCGCGTATCAATGCTGATTGTGTTATTCATTACGGACACACTTGCCTTAGCCC GACATCGACCCTTCcggctttctttgtttttggaaaaGCTATGATTGATGTATCAAGTTGTGCTGCAAGTTTATCGAATTATGCCTCAAATAACAGCAAGCCCTTTATG GTGCTTTTTGGACTGGAATATGCACATGCAATTCCATATATCAGAGAGGAACTGGTAGCAGCAGCATCCACACTATCTGGGTCCAAAACCAAGACTGTATTTCATTTTGCGGAAGTTATGTGTCCATTAATAAATCCTCCCGATTGCCATAAATATTCTGGTGGGCTTCCCAGGTCAGTTGGTGATGGTGAGGTTAGCAATGAACTTGGTGTGGCAGCTTGTTCTAGGCACACCATTGGAGGCTTGAGCTGGGAATTACCTAGCGGACAAAAAATGGAGGACTACTTGCTTTTATGGATTGGTTCGGACAATTCAGCATTTGCAAATGTTGTACTCACATTCAATGGATGCGAAATAG TCAGATATGATGCCAATGGAAATTTCTTGGGAACAGATTTATCTCAACAGAGAAGGATTCTGAAGCGTAG ATATTACCTAGTGGAGAAGGCAAAAGATGCTAACATTGTTGGGATTTTGGTGGGAACTCTCGGAGTAG CTGGTTACCTCAATATGATCCATCAGATGAAAGACCTGATCACTGGTGCAGGGAAAAAGGTCTATACTCTTGTCATGGGAAGGCCAAATCCTGCAAAGCTTGCCAACTTCCCTGAA TgtgatgtttttatctatgtCTCCTGTGCCCAAACTGCTCTATTGGATAGCAAAGACTTCTATGCTCCAGTTATTACTCCATTTGAGGCCATGCTAGCTTTCAACAG AATTGCATTTCGCAGAGGAAGTGAATGGACAGGAGCATATGTGATGGAATTCAGGGATTTGATTACTTCATCTCCAGTGGAAGTGAAGAGTTATTCTGAAGAAGCACGGTTTTCTTTTGTGCAAGGCAGATATGTTGAAGATTTTGATTTGCAAGGTA aaaaaagaagaagaaaatga
- the LOC133688275 gene encoding uncharacterized protein LOC133688275 isoform X1, whose protein sequence is MDLMEIYEIDRTVDFIHSRNFTRVALQFPDELLKDCTTVVRVLREKIGKLKEQIGVSLFVMADSTYGSCCVDEVGASRINADCVIHYGHTCLSPTSTLPAFFVFGKAMIDVSSCAASLSNYASNNSKPFMVLFGLEYAHAIPYIREELVAAASTLSGSKTKTVFHFAEVMCPLINPPDCHKYSGGLPRSVGDGEVSNELGVAACSRHTIGGLSWELPSGQKMEDYLLLWIGSDNSAFANVVLTFNGCEIVRYDANGNFLGTDLSQQRRILKRRYYLVEKAKDANIVGILVGTLGVAGYLNMIHQMKDLITGAGKKVYTLVMGRPNPAKLANFPECDVFIYVSCAQTALLDSKDFYAPVITPFEAMLAFNRIAFRRGSEWTGAYVMEFRDLITSSPVEVKSYSEEARFSFVQGRYVEDFDLQEKKEEENEGVLALANATEKALKLQDRSSNSLTKGTVRSGADYFATRSYHGLDMHGDDSMLEPYLIGRTGKASGYQHEKGE, encoded by the exons ATGGATTTGATGGAAATTTACGAAATTGACCGGACAGTGGATTTCATTCACAGCAGAAACTTCACCAGAGTCGCTTTACag tttccaGATGAGTTACTGAAGGATTGTACTACAGTGGTGAGAGTTTTGAGGGAGAAAattgggaaactgaaagaacaaATTGGGGTTAGTTTGTTTGTAATGGCGGATTCAACGTATGGAAGTTGTTGTGTTGATGAAGTAGGAGCTTCGCGTATCAATGCTGATTGTGTTATTCATTACGGACACACTTGCCTTAGCCC GACATCGACCCTTCcggctttctttgtttttggaaaaGCTATGATTGATGTATCAAGTTGTGCTGCAAGTTTATCGAATTATGCCTCAAATAACAGCAAGCCCTTTATG GTGCTTTTTGGACTGGAATATGCACATGCAATTCCATATATCAGAGAGGAACTGGTAGCAGCAGCATCCACACTATCTGGGTCCAAAACCAAGACTGTATTTCATTTTGCGGAAGTTATGTGTCCATTAATAAATCCTCCCGATTGCCATAAATATTCTGGTGGGCTTCCCAGGTCAGTTGGTGATGGTGAGGTTAGCAATGAACTTGGTGTGGCAGCTTGTTCTAGGCACACCATTGGAGGCTTGAGCTGGGAATTACCTAGCGGACAAAAAATGGAGGACTACTTGCTTTTATGGATTGGTTCGGACAATTCAGCATTTGCAAATGTTGTACTCACATTCAATGGATGCGAAATAG TCAGATATGATGCCAATGGAAATTTCTTGGGAACAGATTTATCTCAACAGAGAAGGATTCTGAAGCGTAG ATATTACCTAGTGGAGAAGGCAAAAGATGCTAACATTGTTGGGATTTTGGTGGGAACTCTCGGAGTAG CTGGTTACCTCAATATGATCCATCAGATGAAAGACCTGATCACTGGTGCAGGGAAAAAGGTCTATACTCTTGTCATGGGAAGGCCAAATCCTGCAAAGCTTGCCAACTTCCCTGAA TgtgatgtttttatctatgtCTCCTGTGCCCAAACTGCTCTATTGGATAGCAAAGACTTCTATGCTCCAGTTATTACTCCATTTGAGGCCATGCTAGCTTTCAACAG AATTGCATTTCGCAGAGGAAGTGAATGGACAGGAGCATATGTGATGGAATTCAGGGATTTGATTACTTCATCTCCAGTGGAAGTGAAGAGTTATTCTGAAGAAGCACGGTTTTCTTTTGTGCAAGGCAGATATGTTGAAGATTTTGATTTGCAAG agaaaaaagaagaagaaaatgaaggagTTCTAGCTTTGGCAAATGCAACAGAGAAGGCTCTAAAATTGCAGGACAGAAGTTCTAATTCTCTCACCAAGGGCACAGTGCGATCCGGGGCAGATTATTTTGCAACTCGATCTTATCATGGTCTTGACATGCACGGTGATGATTCTATGCTGGAGCCATATCTAATTGGCAGAACTGGAAAGGCATCAGGTTACCAACATGAGAAAGGCGAGTAG
- the LOC133688275 gene encoding uncharacterized protein LOC133688275 isoform X2, protein MDLMEIYEIDRTVDFIHSRNFTRVALQFPDELLKDCTTVVRVLREKIGKLKEQIGVSLFVMADSTYGSCCVDEVGASRINADCVIHYGHTCLSPTSTLPAFFVFGKAMIDVSSCAASLSNYASNNSKPFMVLFGLEYAHAIPYIREELVAAASTLSGSKTKTVFHFAEVMCPLINPPDCHKYSGGLPRSVGDGEVSNELGVAACSRHTIGGLSWELPSGQKMEDYLLLWIGSDNSAFANVVLTFNGCEIVRYDANGNFLGTDLSQQRRILKRRYYLVEKAKDANIVGILVGTLGVAGYLNMIHQMKDLITGAGKKVYTLVMGRPNPAKLANFPECDVFIYVSCAQTALLDSKDFYAPVITPFEAMLAFNRGSEWTGAYVMEFRDLITSSPVEVKSYSEEARFSFVQGRYVEDFDLQEKKEEENEGVLALANATEKALKLQDRSSNSLTKGTVRSGADYFATRSYHGLDMHGDDSMLEPYLIGRTGKASGYQHEKGE, encoded by the exons ATGGATTTGATGGAAATTTACGAAATTGACCGGACAGTGGATTTCATTCACAGCAGAAACTTCACCAGAGTCGCTTTACag tttccaGATGAGTTACTGAAGGATTGTACTACAGTGGTGAGAGTTTTGAGGGAGAAAattgggaaactgaaagaacaaATTGGGGTTAGTTTGTTTGTAATGGCGGATTCAACGTATGGAAGTTGTTGTGTTGATGAAGTAGGAGCTTCGCGTATCAATGCTGATTGTGTTATTCATTACGGACACACTTGCCTTAGCCC GACATCGACCCTTCcggctttctttgtttttggaaaaGCTATGATTGATGTATCAAGTTGTGCTGCAAGTTTATCGAATTATGCCTCAAATAACAGCAAGCCCTTTATG GTGCTTTTTGGACTGGAATATGCACATGCAATTCCATATATCAGAGAGGAACTGGTAGCAGCAGCATCCACACTATCTGGGTCCAAAACCAAGACTGTATTTCATTTTGCGGAAGTTATGTGTCCATTAATAAATCCTCCCGATTGCCATAAATATTCTGGTGGGCTTCCCAGGTCAGTTGGTGATGGTGAGGTTAGCAATGAACTTGGTGTGGCAGCTTGTTCTAGGCACACCATTGGAGGCTTGAGCTGGGAATTACCTAGCGGACAAAAAATGGAGGACTACTTGCTTTTATGGATTGGTTCGGACAATTCAGCATTTGCAAATGTTGTACTCACATTCAATGGATGCGAAATAG TCAGATATGATGCCAATGGAAATTTCTTGGGAACAGATTTATCTCAACAGAGAAGGATTCTGAAGCGTAG ATATTACCTAGTGGAGAAGGCAAAAGATGCTAACATTGTTGGGATTTTGGTGGGAACTCTCGGAGTAG CTGGTTACCTCAATATGATCCATCAGATGAAAGACCTGATCACTGGTGCAGGGAAAAAGGTCTATACTCTTGTCATGGGAAGGCCAAATCCTGCAAAGCTTGCCAACTTCCCTGAA TgtgatgtttttatctatgtCTCCTGTGCCCAAACTGCTCTATTGGATAGCAAAGACTTCTATGCTCCAGTTATTACTCCATTTGAGGCCATGCTAGCTTTCAACAG AGGAAGTGAATGGACAGGAGCATATGTGATGGAATTCAGGGATTTGATTACTTCATCTCCAGTGGAAGTGAAGAGTTATTCTGAAGAAGCACGGTTTTCTTTTGTGCAAGGCAGATATGTTGAAGATTTTGATTTGCAAG agaaaaaagaagaagaaaatgaaggagTTCTAGCTTTGGCAAATGCAACAGAGAAGGCTCTAAAATTGCAGGACAGAAGTTCTAATTCTCTCACCAAGGGCACAGTGCGATCCGGGGCAGATTATTTTGCAACTCGATCTTATCATGGTCTTGACATGCACGGTGATGATTCTATGCTGGAGCCATATCTAATTGGCAGAACTGGAAAGGCATCAGGTTACCAACATGAGAAAGGCGAGTAG
- the LOC133688275 gene encoding uncharacterized protein LOC133688275 isoform X3 gives MADSTYGSCCVDEVGASRINADCVIHYGHTCLSPTSTLPAFFVFGKAMIDVSSCAASLSNYASNNSKPFMVLFGLEYAHAIPYIREELVAAASTLSGSKTKTVFHFAEVMCPLINPPDCHKYSGGLPRSVGDGEVSNELGVAACSRHTIGGLSWELPSGQKMEDYLLLWIGSDNSAFANVVLTFNGCEIVRYDANGNFLGTDLSQQRRILKRRYYLVEKAKDANIVGILVGTLGVAGYLNMIHQMKDLITGAGKKVYTLVMGRPNPAKLANFPECDVFIYVSCAQTALLDSKDFYAPVITPFEAMLAFNRIAFRRGSEWTGAYVMEFRDLITSSPVEVKSYSEEARFSFVQGRYVEDFDLQEKKEEENEGVLALANATEKALKLQDRSSNSLTKGTVRSGADYFATRSYHGLDMHGDDSMLEPYLIGRTGKASGYQHEKGE, from the exons ATGGCGGATTCAACGTATGGAAGTTGTTGTGTTGATGAAGTAGGAGCTTCGCGTATCAATGCTGATTGTGTTATTCATTACGGACACACTTGCCTTAGCCC GACATCGACCCTTCcggctttctttgtttttggaaaaGCTATGATTGATGTATCAAGTTGTGCTGCAAGTTTATCGAATTATGCCTCAAATAACAGCAAGCCCTTTATG GTGCTTTTTGGACTGGAATATGCACATGCAATTCCATATATCAGAGAGGAACTGGTAGCAGCAGCATCCACACTATCTGGGTCCAAAACCAAGACTGTATTTCATTTTGCGGAAGTTATGTGTCCATTAATAAATCCTCCCGATTGCCATAAATATTCTGGTGGGCTTCCCAGGTCAGTTGGTGATGGTGAGGTTAGCAATGAACTTGGTGTGGCAGCTTGTTCTAGGCACACCATTGGAGGCTTGAGCTGGGAATTACCTAGCGGACAAAAAATGGAGGACTACTTGCTTTTATGGATTGGTTCGGACAATTCAGCATTTGCAAATGTTGTACTCACATTCAATGGATGCGAAATAG TCAGATATGATGCCAATGGAAATTTCTTGGGAACAGATTTATCTCAACAGAGAAGGATTCTGAAGCGTAG ATATTACCTAGTGGAGAAGGCAAAAGATGCTAACATTGTTGGGATTTTGGTGGGAACTCTCGGAGTAG CTGGTTACCTCAATATGATCCATCAGATGAAAGACCTGATCACTGGTGCAGGGAAAAAGGTCTATACTCTTGTCATGGGAAGGCCAAATCCTGCAAAGCTTGCCAACTTCCCTGAA TgtgatgtttttatctatgtCTCCTGTGCCCAAACTGCTCTATTGGATAGCAAAGACTTCTATGCTCCAGTTATTACTCCATTTGAGGCCATGCTAGCTTTCAACAG AATTGCATTTCGCAGAGGAAGTGAATGGACAGGAGCATATGTGATGGAATTCAGGGATTTGATTACTTCATCTCCAGTGGAAGTGAAGAGTTATTCTGAAGAAGCACGGTTTTCTTTTGTGCAAGGCAGATATGTTGAAGATTTTGATTTGCAAG agaaaaaagaagaagaaaatgaaggagTTCTAGCTTTGGCAAATGCAACAGAGAAGGCTCTAAAATTGCAGGACAGAAGTTCTAATTCTCTCACCAAGGGCACAGTGCGATCCGGGGCAGATTATTTTGCAACTCGATCTTATCATGGTCTTGACATGCACGGTGATGATTCTATGCTGGAGCCATATCTAATTGGCAGAACTGGAAAGGCATCAGGTTACCAACATGAGAAAGGCGAGTAG